One uncultured Methanobrevibacter sp. DNA segment encodes these proteins:
- a CDS encoding ABC transporter ATP-binding protein, with protein MLLEIKNLAVEVAGKRVLKDINLSIDEGETHVLLGPNGAGKSTLFLTILGFPQYNVVNGTIKFKGTDITNLSTAERVKLGIGVSFQTPPSIRGVSVRDLLKIESHQDVEEPLNERMVGLAQKLKFNDEFLDRDVNFGFSGGEVKRSEILQLLAQMPDFTMFDEPDSGVDIENVELIASEIGTLLDKDKKQGSRKRSGLLITHLGYILNFVSADKAHVLMNGEIACSGNPTEIIEDIRKEGFNGCVECAQCIK; from the coding sequence ATGTTACTTGAAATTAAAAATTTGGCTGTGGAAGTGGCTGGTAAAAGAGTTTTGAAGGATATTAATCTTTCAATTGATGAGGGGGAGACTCATGTTCTTTTAGGCCCTAATGGTGCTGGTAAAAGTACTTTATTTTTAACAATTCTTGGTTTTCCACAATATAATGTAGTTAATGGAACTATAAAATTTAAAGGCACTGATATCACTAATTTGAGTACTGCTGAACGTGTTAAATTAGGAATTGGTGTAAGTTTCCAAACTCCTCCATCTATTCGTGGAGTATCTGTTCGTGATTTACTTAAAATCGAATCTCATCAGGATGTTGAAGAACCATTAAATGAAAGAATGGTTGGATTAGCACAAAAACTTAAATTTAATGATGAATTTTTAGATAGGGATGTTAATTTTGGATTTTCTGGTGGAGAAGTTAAACGTTCTGAAATTTTACAATTACTTGCTCAAATGCCGGATTTCACCATGTTTGATGAACCTGATTCTGGTGTAGATATTGAAAATGTTGAGTTAATAGCTAGTGAAATTGGTACTTTGCTTGATAAAGATAAAAAACAAGGATCTAGAAAAAGAAGTGGGCTTTTAATTACTCATTTAGGTTATATTTTAAATTTTGTAAGTGCTGATAAAGCTCATGTATTGATGAATGGAGAAATAGCTTGTTCTGGTAACCCTACAGAGATTATTGAGGACATTAGAAAAGAAGGTTTCAATGGATGTGTTGAATGTGCGCAATGTATTAAATGA
- a CDS encoding PRC-barrel domain-containing protein has translation MDNKQIPKREEKLWSEIKNYQVATNNARILGVLDELIINEKTGKIVDIAIRVESGRNIHVKGAKRNGDILLVPFAKVEKVGEFIIVTE, from the coding sequence ATGGATAATAAACAAATTCCTAAAAGGGAAGAAAAATTATGGAGTGAAATTAAAAATTATCAAGTGGCTACTAATAATGCTCGTATTCTTGGTGTGTTGGATGAGTTAATTATCAATGAAAAAACTGGAAAAATTGTTGATATTGCTATTAGGGTAGAAAGTGGCCGTAATATTCATGTTAAAGGTGCTAAAAGAAATGGGGATATTTTATTAGTTCCTTTTGCTAAAGTTGAAAAAGTTGGAGAATTTATTATTGTAACTGAATAA
- a CDS encoding NTP transferase domain-containing protein has translation MIYAIVMAGGRGTRLKVDVEKPLFKLHNKPLIKYVLDNLSSSKLVEKVIIAVSHNTLKTTQYLKSIDGDFQILNTSGNDYLEDLSYILTFFESKSKDDVLLFINADLPFVNGETVDLILDKYLESDKDSLSAQVPVEIFEKLCLDYSYEFNGCVPSGVNVLRSINKVQDEKCLVLSKIELALNINTLKDSKVAEKFYTAFVNKTL, from the coding sequence ATGATTTATGCTATTGTGATGGCTGGAGGTAGAGGAACTCGCTTAAAAGTGGATGTTGAAAAACCTCTATTTAAATTACATAACAAACCTTTAATTAAATATGTTTTAGATAATTTAAGTTCATCTAAATTAGTTGAAAAAGTAATTATTGCTGTGAGTCATAATACTTTGAAAACAACCCAATATTTGAAATCAATAGATGGGGATTTTCAAATTTTAAATACTTCTGGAAATGATTATTTGGAGGACTTATCTTATATTTTAACTTTTTTTGAATCAAAATCAAAAGATGATGTTTTATTGTTTATTAATGCAGATTTACCTTTTGTTAATGGTGAAACAGTTGATTTGATATTGGATAAATATTTAGAATCTGATAAAGATTCGTTATCTGCTCAGGTTCCAGTTGAAATTTTTGAAAAATTATGCTTGGATTATTCATATGAATTTAATGGTTGTGTTCCATCTGGAGTAAATGTTTTAAGAAGTATTAATAAGGTTCAGGATGAAAAATGTCTGGTTTTATCTAAAATTGAATTAGCTTTAAATATTAACACTCTTAAAGATAGTAAAGTTGCTGAAAAATTTTATACTGCCTTTGTTAATAAAACTCTTTAA